In Deinococcus sedimenti, a single genomic region encodes these proteins:
- a CDS encoding M28 family peptidase, whose protein sequence is MFPRIRALPTRPAVPAWKILLPVLGAAALGWWGYSWVTRPVNPPLDPAARQGSVAGDWATLKTFGPRTPGTPGHDRTLDWAQAQLSALGYHVTRDAFPVDVWTDGGATVTGPGGLNVTGRALYGSQGFDQQGTLVPVPGNASDEQLEAMNLQMNLAVAHCPARPWGQFATALIDQGAFGVAIIDDCPVTPALSRAPATPLPMLVLDREAGAALEERLGQTVTFTTRTGQQTVQAANLVARRANGQAQVIYGAHLDSVPGASGANDNASGVLAVLDLARRAAGTPEAERAWFALFDAEELGLIGSRQFVRTYAYPMEQTRAMINLDMVGVNAEPLGVAATEDLLPLIRAARPGLREFDDAAQSTRETFGRSPATTGLSDHAAFKAVRIPAAFLHRGLDGHYHTPQDTTLDPALVQDAADSAWKIGQEVLAAPFTPRPECGLTGRDCH, encoded by the coding sequence ATGTTTCCCCGCATCCGCGCCCTGCCCACCCGGCCCGCCGTTCCCGCCTGGAAGATCCTCCTGCCGGTCCTCGGCGCCGCCGCGCTCGGCTGGTGGGGGTACAGCTGGGTCACGCGGCCCGTGAACCCACCGCTGGACCCCGCCGCGCGCCAGGGCAGCGTCGCGGGCGACTGGGCGACCCTGAAGACGTTCGGGCCGCGCACGCCCGGCACGCCCGGACACGACCGCACGCTGGACTGGGCGCAGGCGCAGCTCAGCGCCCTCGGGTACCACGTGACCCGCGACGCTTTCCCGGTCGACGTCTGGACGGACGGCGGCGCGACCGTCACCGGACCCGGCGGACTGAACGTCACGGGCCGCGCCCTGTACGGCTCGCAGGGCTTCGACCAGCAGGGAACGCTGGTGCCGGTGCCCGGAAACGCCAGCGACGAGCAACTGGAGGCGATGAACCTCCAGATGAACCTGGCGGTCGCCCATTGCCCCGCGCGGCCCTGGGGGCAGTTCGCCACGGCCCTGATCGACCAGGGTGCGTTCGGCGTGGCGATCATCGACGACTGCCCGGTCACGCCCGCGCTGTCCCGCGCGCCCGCCACGCCCCTGCCGATGCTCGTGCTGGACCGGGAGGCCGGGGCTGCGCTGGAGGAGCGCCTGGGGCAGACCGTCACGTTCACCACCCGCACTGGGCAGCAGACCGTGCAGGCCGCGAACCTCGTCGCCCGGCGCGCCAACGGGCAGGCGCAGGTCATCTACGGCGCGCACCTGGACAGCGTCCCCGGCGCCAGCGGCGCGAACGACAACGCCAGCGGCGTCCTAGCCGTGCTGGACCTCGCGCGGCGCGCGGCGGGCACCCCGGAGGCCGAGCGGGCGTGGTTCGCGCTGTTCGACGCGGAGGAACTCGGCCTGATCGGCAGCCGGCAGTTCGTCCGCACGTACGCGTACCCCATGGAACAGACCCGCGCCATGATCAACCTCGACATGGTCGGCGTGAACGCCGAGCCGCTGGGCGTGGCCGCCACCGAGGACCTGCTGCCCCTGATCCGCGCCGCCCGCCCCGGCCTGCGCGAATTCGACGACGCGGCGCAGTCCACCCGGGAAACCTTCGGCCGCAGCCCCGCCACCACCGGCCTGAGCGACCACGCCGCGTTCAAGGCAGTCCGCATTCCCGCCGCGTTCCTGCACCGCGGGCTGGACGGGCACTACCACACACCCCAGGACACCACCCTGGACCCCGCCCTCGTGCAGGACGCCGCCGACAGCGCCTGGAAGATCGGGCAGGAGGTCCTCGCCGCGCCCTTCACGCCGCGCCCCGAGTGCGGCCTGACCGGACGCGACTGCCACTGA
- a CDS encoding response regulator transcription factor → MRLVIADDHPLFRMGLKYALIHQGFDVVAEASDGLAALEACRTLQPDAALLDVKMPGMTGIEVCERLRQSNPRVVSVLITTFAEPAIVQAARAAGARGYVSKETDPESLARQLRDIVANPEIDRLPHVDVPRLTPRESEVLPLLAQGYSNKEIAKNLGVSPDTVKDHLARLYAKLDAGDRTEAVSRARSIGLLH, encoded by the coding sequence ATGAGATTAGTCATCGCCGACGACCACCCCCTCTTCCGCATGGGCCTGAAGTACGCCCTGATTCACCAGGGGTTCGACGTGGTCGCCGAGGCCAGCGACGGTCTGGCCGCGCTGGAGGCCTGCCGGACCCTGCAACCCGACGCGGCGCTGCTGGACGTGAAGATGCCCGGCATGACCGGCATCGAGGTGTGCGAGCGCCTGCGGCAGAGCAACCCCCGCGTGGTGAGCGTCCTGATCACCACCTTCGCGGAGCCGGCGATCGTGCAGGCGGCCCGGGCGGCCGGGGCGCGCGGGTACGTGAGCAAGGAAACCGACCCGGAGAGCCTCGCGCGGCAGCTGCGGGACATCGTCGCGAACCCCGAGATTGACCGCCTGCCGCACGTGGACGTGCCGCGCCTGACGCCCCGCGAGTCCGAGGTGCTGCCCCTGCTGGCGCAGGGGTACAGCAACAAGGAGATCGCGAAGAACCTGGGGGTCAGCCCGGACACCGTCAAGGATCACCTCGCGCGGCTGTACGCGAAGCTGGACGCCGGGGACCGCACCGAGGCCGTCAGCCGCGCCCGCAGCATCGGCCTGCTGCACTGA
- a CDS encoding pyridoxal phosphate-dependent aminotransferase, translating to MSGPFLLSERALSLKPSATVAVTSRALELRRQGVDVISMSVGEPDFDTPDHVKAAAIAAIESGKTKYTAVNGIPELREAISAKFARENGLEYAPDAVTVTSGGKQALFNAFFALLNPGDEVLIPAPYWVSYPEMVALTGAVPVAVPTTPESGFLLDPDELEARVTPRTRMIVLNSPGNPTGAVFPPEVLRAVAALAQKHNLVIVTDEMYEHLVYDAEQVSIGLYAPEHTLTINGASKAYAMTGWRIGYAGGPKGVIAAMNALQSQSTSNASSVSQYATLSALSDQAHTAAFVDMARAAYRERRDRIVSGLNALGLRTPTPQGAFYVMADTTPIHPDELEAARRILDDARVAVVPGTDFAAPGQVRLSYATSMANIEEVLRRIGGLLS from the coding sequence ATGAGCGGCCCTTTTCTGCTGTCCGAGCGTGCCCTGAGCCTGAAGCCTTCCGCGACGGTCGCGGTGACGAGCCGCGCGCTGGAGTTGCGGCGGCAGGGCGTGGACGTGATCAGCATGAGTGTCGGCGAGCCGGATTTCGACACGCCGGATCACGTGAAGGCAGCGGCCATCGCCGCGATCGAGAGCGGCAAGACGAAGTACACGGCCGTGAACGGCATTCCGGAGTTGAGGGAGGCGATCAGCGCGAAGTTCGCCCGCGAGAACGGCCTGGAGTACGCGCCGGACGCGGTGACGGTCACGAGTGGCGGGAAGCAGGCGCTGTTCAACGCGTTCTTCGCACTGCTGAACCCGGGCGACGAGGTGCTGATCCCCGCGCCGTACTGGGTGAGTTACCCGGAGATGGTGGCCCTGACGGGCGCGGTGCCGGTGGCGGTGCCGACCACCCCGGAGTCGGGGTTCCTGCTCGATCCCGACGAGCTGGAGGCGCGCGTGACGCCCAGGACGCGGATGATCGTGCTGAACAGCCCCGGCAACCCGACGGGCGCGGTGTTCCCGCCGGAGGTGCTGCGCGCGGTGGCGGCGTTGGCACAGAAGCATAACCTCGTGATCGTGACGGACGAGATGTACGAGCATCTAGTGTACGACGCCGAGCAGGTCAGTATTGGCCTGTACGCGCCCGAGCACACGCTGACGATCAACGGGGCCAGCAAGGCGTACGCGATGACCGGGTGGCGCATCGGGTACGCGGGCGGCCCGAAGGGCGTGATCGCCGCGATGAACGCGCTGCAGTCGCAGAGCACGAGCAACGCGAGCAGCGTGTCGCAGTACGCAACCCTTTCGGCCCTGTCGGATCAGGCGCACACGGCGGCGTTCGTGGACATGGCCCGCGCGGCGTACCGCGAGCGGCGCGACCGGATCGTCTCGGGCCTGAACGCGCTGGGCCTGCGCACGCCCACGCCGCAGGGCGCGTTCTACGTGATGGCCGACACGACGCCCATCCACCCCGACGAGCTGGAGGCCGCGCGGCGCATCCTGGACGACGCGCGGGTGGCGGTCGTGCCGGGCACGGATTTCGCCGCGCCGGGGCAGGTGCGCCTGAGTTACGCGACGAGCATGGCGAACATCGAGGAGGTGCTGCGCCGCATCGGCGGGCTGCTGAGCTGA
- a CDS encoding GNAT family N-acetyltransferase: protein MTRSLGYFTDVALRRQEGSDVQVRADCTVVRSPANPTFWWGNFLLMPALPAPGDLEAWEATFQREFPGAAHRVYGVDAPGLALSGPPAEEFRAAGYDVRADTVLTAARTHEPRRINRDAQLRVLTGDTDWAAALAMREAVNAADPHPHEAQGYRAFAARKLAAYRAAQAAGHGALLGAFDDHGRMLSGLGIFDAGDGVARYQNVETHPDARSRGLAGTLVPHAGEWAREHLHARTLVIVADPDYHAQRLYESVGFTPTELQIALEKRPLE, encoded by the coding sequence ATGACCCGGTCCCTCGGTTACTTCACGGACGTCGCCCTGAGGCGGCAGGAGGGCAGCGACGTGCAGGTCCGCGCCGACTGCACCGTCGTGCGCTCGCCCGCCAATCCCACCTTCTGGTGGGGCAATTTCCTGCTGATGCCTGCCCTGCCCGCCCCCGGCGACCTTGAGGCCTGGGAGGCCACCTTCCAGCGCGAGTTCCCAGGCGCCGCGCACCGCGTGTACGGGGTGGACGCGCCCGGACTCGCCCTGAGCGGCCCGCCCGCCGAGGAGTTCCGCGCCGCCGGGTACGACGTGCGGGCCGACACGGTCCTGACCGCCGCCCGCACCCACGAACCCCGCCGGATCAATCGGGACGCCCAGCTGCGCGTCCTGACCGGAGACACCGACTGGGCGGCGGCCCTGGCGATGCGTGAAGCGGTGAATGCCGCCGACCCCCACCCCCACGAGGCGCAGGGATACCGGGCGTTCGCCGCCCGGAAACTGGCCGCGTACCGCGCCGCGCAGGCCGCCGGGCACGGCGCGCTCCTGGGGGCCTTCGATGACCACGGGCGGATGCTCTCGGGCCTGGGGATCTTCGACGCGGGTGACGGCGTGGCCCGCTACCAGAACGTCGAGACGCACCCCGACGCCCGCTCACGCGGACTGGCGGGAACGCTGGTTCCCCACGCGGGCGAGTGGGCCCGCGAGCACCTGCACGCGCGCACGCTGGTCATCGTGGCCGACCCGGACTACCACGCTCAGCGCCTGTACGAGAGCGTGGGTTTCACCCCCACCGAGCTGCAGATCGCCCTGGAAAAACGCCCGCTGGAGTAA
- a CDS encoding TetR/AcrR family transcriptional regulator, which yields MPSDTSRPARARSAEEKNQRRDDILRAAERLWTTTTYAELSMNQVAREAKLAKGTLYLYFDTKEELFLALLSEHLQGWITRTSDLLIDRQPRTPQQVTEVLMDSADALVPLRRLLVLLGTVLERNVRPELGLEFRRELDSQLHRLVQHMPYSAPTTLRLLRHLYALAIGWQQYRESLPGLDPKTGQPRAETPGEYRAEFELALRGIVEQLAAQDARAAAV from the coding sequence ATGCCATCTGACACCAGCCGACCCGCCCGCGCCCGCAGCGCCGAAGAGAAGAACCAACGCCGCGACGACATCCTGCGCGCCGCCGAGCGCCTGTGGACGACCACCACCTACGCCGAACTCAGCATGAACCAGGTCGCGCGCGAGGCCAAACTCGCCAAGGGCACCCTGTACCTGTACTTCGACACGAAAGAAGAACTGTTCCTGGCGCTGCTCAGCGAACACCTTCAGGGCTGGATCACGCGCACCAGCGACCTGCTGATCGACCGTCAGCCCCGCACGCCGCAGCAGGTCACCGAGGTCCTCATGGACTCCGCCGACGCGCTCGTCCCGCTGCGCCGCCTGCTGGTCCTGCTGGGCACCGTGCTGGAACGCAACGTCCGCCCCGAACTGGGCCTGGAATTCCGCCGTGAACTGGACAGCCAGCTGCACCGCCTCGTGCAGCACATGCCCTACAGCGCCCCCACCACCCTGCGCCTGCTGCGGCACCTGTACGCCCTGGCGATCGGCTGGCAGCAGTACCGCGAGTCCCTGCCCGGCCTGGATCCCAAGACCGGCCAGCCCCGCGCGGAGACGCCCGGCGAGTACCGCGCCGAGTTCGAACTCGCGCTGCGCGGCATCGTCGAGCAGCTCGCCGCGCAGGACGCCCGCGCCGCCGCTGTCTGA
- a CDS encoding bifunctional 5,10-methylenetetrahydrofolate dehydrogenase/5,10-methenyltetrahydrofolate cyclohydrolase, which yields MTDSLPSPLALPGKPRADQVTRQVRADLSSWDFQPHLVSVLASGDPASRVYVDSKARQAKRLGVRFTVRDLGAATTQDKLHATLHALSSDPDVHGIMLELPLAAPLDADAALLHLTARKDIEGLSPANLALIAAGRESEALLPPTPRSIRFLLREALGDDLRGARVAVIGPGRTVGRPLTFMLNNRGVTVTLCNEHTRDLPGVLAAQDAVVIAVGRAGLLRPAHVQPHHVVVDAGINVPPDGSGVVGDAEANLPVRAQTPVPGGVGPLTSALMYQNLVRAVKLQRGERVE from the coding sequence ATGACTGATTCTCTCCCCTCCCCCCTGGCGCTGCCGGGCAAACCGCGCGCGGATCAGGTCACCCGGCAGGTCCGCGCGGACCTGAGCAGCTGGGACTTCCAGCCGCACCTCGTGAGCGTCCTGGCGTCGGGCGACCCGGCCAGCCGCGTGTACGTGGACAGCAAGGCCCGGCAGGCCAAGCGGCTGGGCGTGCGCTTCACGGTGCGCGACCTGGGCGCCGCCACCACGCAGGACAAGCTGCACGCCACGCTGCACGCCCTGTCCAGCGACCCGGACGTGCACGGCATCATGCTGGAACTGCCGCTGGCCGCCCCGCTGGACGCCGACGCCGCGCTGCTGCACCTGACGGCCCGCAAGGACATTGAGGGCCTGAGCCCCGCGAACCTCGCGCTGATCGCCGCCGGGCGCGAGAGCGAGGCGCTGCTGCCCCCCACGCCCCGCTCGATCCGTTTCCTGCTGCGCGAGGCGCTGGGCGACGACCTGCGCGGCGCGCGCGTCGCCGTGATCGGCCCGGGCCGCACGGTGGGCCGCCCGCTGACCTTCATGCTGAACAACCGCGGCGTGACCGTCACGCTGTGCAACGAGCACACCCGCGACCTGCCGGGCGTGCTGGCCGCGCAGGACGCCGTGGTGATCGCCGTGGGCCGCGCCGGGCTGCTGCGCCCCGCGCACGTGCAGCCGCACCACGTGGTGGTGGACGCCGGGATCAACGTGCCGCCGGACGGCAGCGGCGTGGTGGGCGACGCCGAGGCGAACCTGCCCGTGCGGGCGCAGACGCCGGTGCCCGGGGGCGTGGGCCCGCTGACGAGTGCCCTGATGTACCAGAACCTCGTGCGGGCCGTGAAGTTGCAGCGCGGCGAACGGGTCGAGTAG
- the lepA gene encoding translation elongation factor 4, with protein MVTMRRARLLCVNVRNFSIIAHVDHGKSTLADRILERLGAMSERDKRDQTLDTLELERERGITIKSTPVRLTYTRENGEEYTFNLIDTPGHVDFNYEVSRSLAACEGVLLLVDASQGVEAQTIVNAYLAIDSNLEIVPVINKIDLPAADPEGAAQELEEVIGIPASDAVFASGKAGIGIPEILEAIVERIPAPSGDPEAPLKALIFDSFFDAYQGVILFVRVLEGTLNPKDQIRLMNAGKNFEVDKVGTFSPGLVVGQSLPAGAVGWVAAGIKDIQDAQVGDTLTGRERQTTEPFPGFKPAQPVVFSGLYPTDTEDYRKLRDALEKLKLNDAAFSFEPETSEALGFGFRCGFLGLLHAEIIQERLEREYDLDLIATAPAVVYRVTLTNGEVFETQNPAEFPTRDRITTVEEPYIKLSIMLPEDYVGPVMQLLQERRGSMITMNYVGKRVELLYEVPFAEILYDFHDRLKSISRGYASMDYEQLGYRDGDLRKVDIMVNNEIIDALAVIVHETKTYGLGRKIVDKMADVIPRQMFPVPVQAVIGGKIIARATVKAFRKDVLAKCYGGDISRKKKLLEKQKKGRARMKQFGTVEVPQEAFLAVLSTDE; from the coding sequence ATGGTTACCATGCGCCGCGCTAGACTGCTCTGTGTGAACGTCAGGAACTTCTCGATCATCGCCCATGTGGACCACGGGAAATCCACCCTCGCGGACCGCATTCTGGAGCGGCTGGGCGCCATGTCCGAACGGGACAAGCGCGACCAGACGCTCGACACGCTGGAACTCGAACGCGAACGCGGCATCACCATCAAGTCCACCCCGGTGCGCCTCACCTACACGCGTGAGAACGGGGAGGAGTACACCTTCAACCTGATCGACACGCCTGGCCACGTGGACTTCAACTACGAGGTCTCGCGGTCCCTGGCGGCGTGCGAGGGCGTGCTGCTGCTCGTGGACGCCTCGCAGGGCGTCGAGGCGCAGACCATCGTGAACGCATACCTCGCGATCGACAGCAACCTCGAGATCGTGCCGGTCATCAACAAGATCGACCTCCCGGCCGCCGACCCGGAGGGCGCCGCGCAGGAACTCGAGGAAGTCATCGGGATTCCCGCGTCGGACGCCGTGTTCGCGTCCGGCAAGGCCGGGATCGGCATTCCCGAGATCCTGGAAGCCATCGTGGAGCGCATCCCCGCGCCCAGCGGCGACCCCGAGGCGCCCCTGAAGGCGCTGATCTTCGACTCGTTCTTCGACGCGTACCAGGGCGTGATCCTGTTCGTGCGGGTGCTGGAAGGCACCCTGAACCCGAAAGATCAGATCCGCCTGATGAACGCCGGGAAGAACTTCGAGGTGGATAAGGTCGGCACGTTCAGCCCCGGGCTGGTCGTGGGGCAGTCCCTCCCGGCGGGCGCGGTCGGCTGGGTCGCGGCGGGGATCAAGGACATCCAGGACGCGCAGGTGGGCGACACCCTGACCGGGCGCGAGCGGCAGACGACCGAGCCGTTCCCCGGCTTCAAGCCCGCGCAGCCCGTGGTGTTCTCCGGTCTCTACCCCACCGACACCGAGGATTACCGCAAGCTGCGTGACGCGCTGGAGAAGCTGAAGCTGAACGACGCGGCGTTCTCCTTCGAGCCGGAAACCAGTGAAGCGCTGGGCTTCGGGTTCCGCTGCGGCTTCCTGGGCCTGCTGCACGCCGAGATCATCCAGGAGCGCCTGGAACGCGAGTACGACCTAGACCTGATCGCCACGGCGCCCGCCGTGGTGTACCGCGTGACCCTCACGAACGGCGAGGTGTTCGAGACGCAGAACCCGGCCGAGTTCCCCACCCGGGACCGCATCACGACCGTGGAGGAACCGTACATCAAGCTGAGCATCATGCTCCCCGAGGACTACGTGGGGCCGGTCATGCAGCTGCTGCAGGAGCGGCGCGGCTCGATGATCACCATGAACTACGTCGGGAAGCGCGTGGAGCTGCTGTACGAGGTGCCGTTCGCGGAGATCCTGTACGACTTCCACGACCGCCTCAAGAGCATCAGCCGCGGCTACGCCAGCATGGACTACGAGCAGCTCGGGTACCGCGACGGCGACCTGCGCAAGGTCGACATCATGGTGAACAACGAGATCATCGACGCGCTCGCCGTGATCGTGCACGAGACCAAGACCTACGGGCTGGGCCGCAAGATCGTGGACAAGATGGCCGACGTGATCCCCCGGCAGATGTTCCCCGTACCGGTGCAGGCCGTGATCGGCGGGAAGATCATCGCGCGCGCCACCGTGAAGGCCTTCCGCAAGGACGTGCTCGCCAAGTGCTACGGCGGCGACATCTCCCGTAAGAAGAAGCTGCTGGAGAAGCAGAAGAAGGGCCGCGCCCGCATGAAGCAGTTCGGGACGGTCGAGGTGCCGCAGGAGGCGTTCCTGGCGGTGCTCAGCACCGACGAGTAA
- a CDS encoding sensor histidine kinase, protein MSTGSHPAVARPSGGLRVRTTLRAQFTLVIFLLAFLPNVVMTLMAQPELPSGAILAWMVLVGATCALVGFILSGALLTSVSRLRTEIRTGHLQAPHPDDPSEILSLRSAFTDLLGRLSTEQARRNAFMATLVHDLKTPLIATGHLTKIITTMPVPDAERRMMGEQIQAETARLLALVQQMADAHRFEQEHVQVRLAPADLRTLLDEVAARVATQVQERGLQLSVEGHGVAAVDAGVLDRAVTNLTVNALRYARTRVTLAVSPAGLTVTDDGPGLPAPLDELAQPFNAQPTTIAGQQYTSGTAGLGLFIVRRIAQAHGGELHYDRVHPQPPEPPPEPDRPADSAVPTLTRFTLSLPEVHP, encoded by the coding sequence ATGAGCACAGGGTCACATCCCGCGGTCGCCCGCCCCAGCGGGGGGCTCCGGGTCCGCACGACCCTGCGCGCCCAGTTCACCCTGGTGATCTTCCTGCTGGCGTTCCTGCCGAACGTCGTCATGACCCTCATGGCCCAGCCGGAACTGCCCAGTGGCGCGATCCTCGCGTGGATGGTGCTGGTCGGGGCGACCTGCGCCCTGGTGGGGTTCATCCTGAGCGGCGCGCTGCTCACCTCCGTCAGTCGGCTGCGCACCGAGATCCGGACCGGTCACCTGCAGGCGCCTCATCCGGACGACCCGAGTGAGATCCTGTCGCTGCGCTCGGCGTTCACGGACCTGCTGGGCCGCCTGAGTACCGAGCAGGCGCGCCGCAACGCGTTCATGGCGACCCTGGTGCACGACCTGAAAACCCCGCTGATCGCCACCGGTCACCTCACGAAGATCATCACGACCATGCCGGTTCCGGACGCCGAGCGCCGCATGATGGGCGAGCAGATCCAGGCGGAGACGGCGCGGCTGCTGGCCCTGGTGCAGCAGATGGCCGACGCGCACCGCTTCGAGCAGGAGCACGTGCAGGTCCGCCTGGCGCCCGCCGATCTGCGCACGCTGCTGGACGAGGTCGCGGCGCGCGTGGCCACCCAGGTGCAGGAACGGGGCCTTCAGCTGAGCGTGGAGGGTCACGGTGTGGCGGCGGTTGACGCGGGCGTGCTGGACCGCGCGGTCACCAACCTGACCGTGAACGCCCTGCGGTATGCCCGCACCCGCGTCACGCTGGCGGTCTCCCCGGCGGGCCTGACCGTCACCGACGACGGCCCGGGCCTGCCCGCCCCGCTGGATGAGCTGGCCCAGCCGTTCAACGCCCAGCCCACCACCATTGCCGGTCAGCAGTACACGTCCGGCACGGCGGGCCTGGGGCTGTTCATCGTGCGGCGCATCGCGCAGGCGCACGGTGGGGAACTGCACTACGACCGCGTTCATCCTCAGCCGCCCGAACCTCCTCCTGAACCTGACCGTCCTGCCGATTCCGCCGTGCCCACCCTGACCCGCTTCACCCTGTCCCTCCCGGAGGTTCACCCATGA
- a CDS encoding ATP-binding cassette domain-containing protein yields the protein MTDRAFIEVRGAREHNLKNVSLDIPKQKLTVFTGVSGSGKSSLVFDTLAAEAQRQLNETFTAFVQGFLPHYGQPDVDGVANLNAPVVINQKRVGGGARSTVGTYTDIAAPLRLLFSRAGQPSAGPAFAYSFNTPQGMCPDCEGIGRTTQLDLDRLLDRTLSLNEGAIQHPDFRPGKWLWKTYALSGLFDLDRPVQEYSEHDLHLLLHGRDLKVSLGEINMTYEGLVERFERMYLKKDAAAMSDRSRAVFEQFVTGGTCPACSGARLNAAALASRIEGRNIADLSDLEATELLAFLRGLSDPAAARVAGHLAQRLSHLVEIGLGYLSLSRETATLSGGEGQRLKLVRHLGNSLTDMLYVLDEPSVGLHARDVSRLTGLLGALRDKGNTVLVVEHDPDVILAADHVVDIGPGPGTRGGEVVFQGPVAALLEAGTLTGRHLGRPLPLKEQLRAPVGWLHVEGARLHNLRNVTVDIPTGVLTVVTGVAGSGKSTLIHDVFLPLHPDAVVVDQSRVTTNSRSAPATYTGIMDPIRKAFAKASGQSPALFSFNSEGSCPNCAGLGVVYTDLAFMEGLSTTCEVCEGQRFRPDVLRWQLRGQSISDVLNMTAEAALAFFTEKPVRAVLQAMNDVGLGYLTLGQPLSTVSGGEAQRLKLATELHKKGSVYVMDEPTTGLHLSDIGLLLGIIDRLVDGGNTVILIEHQLDVIRQADWLIDLGPEGGRAGGEVLYSGPPAGLRGVERSVTARYL from the coding sequence ATGACCGACCGGGCTTTCATCGAGGTGCGCGGCGCGCGCGAACACAACCTGAAGAACGTCTCGCTGGACATTCCCAAGCAGAAACTGACGGTCTTCACCGGCGTGTCGGGCTCCGGCAAGTCGTCGCTGGTGTTCGACACGCTGGCCGCCGAGGCGCAGCGGCAGCTGAACGAGACCTTCACCGCGTTCGTGCAGGGCTTCCTGCCGCACTACGGGCAGCCGGACGTGGACGGCGTGGCGAACCTGAACGCCCCGGTCGTCATCAACCAGAAACGGGTGGGGGGCGGGGCGCGCTCCACGGTCGGTACGTACACGGACATCGCCGCGCCGCTGCGGCTGCTGTTCTCCCGCGCGGGGCAGCCGTCGGCGGGCCCGGCGTTCGCGTACTCGTTCAACACGCCGCAGGGCATGTGCCCGGACTGCGAGGGCATCGGCCGCACCACCCAGCTCGACCTGGACCGCCTCCTGGACCGCACCCTCTCCCTGAACGAGGGCGCCATCCAGCACCCGGATTTCAGACCCGGCAAGTGGCTGTGGAAGACATACGCGCTGAGTGGCCTGTTCGACCTGGACCGCCCGGTGCAGGAGTACTCCGAGCACGACCTGCACCTGCTGCTGCACGGGCGGGACCTGAAGGTGTCGCTGGGCGAGATCAACATGACGTACGAGGGGCTGGTGGAGCGCTTCGAGCGGATGTACCTGAAAAAGGACGCGGCGGCCATGTCCGACCGCAGCCGCGCGGTGTTCGAGCAGTTCGTGACCGGCGGCACCTGCCCGGCGTGCAGCGGCGCGCGCCTGAACGCGGCGGCCCTGGCGTCGCGGATCGAGGGGCGGAACATCGCGGACCTGTCGGATCTGGAGGCGACCGAGCTGCTGGCGTTCCTGCGGGGCCTGAGCGACCCGGCGGCGGCGCGCGTGGCAGGGCACCTCGCGCAGCGCCTGTCGCACCTCGTGGAGATCGGGCTGGGGTACCTGAGCCTGAGCCGCGAGACGGCCACGCTGTCGGGCGGTGAGGGCCAGCGGCTGAAGCTGGTGCGCCACCTGGGCAACAGCCTGACCGACATGCTGTACGTCCTCGACGAGCCCAGCGTGGGCCTGCACGCGCGCGACGTGTCGCGCCTGACCGGGCTGCTGGGCGCGCTGCGCGACAAGGGCAACACCGTGCTGGTCGTCGAGCACGACCCGGACGTGATTCTCGCGGCGGATCACGTGGTGGACATCGGCCCCGGGCCGGGCACGCGGGGGGGCGAGGTGGTGTTCCAGGGGCCGGTCGCGGCCCTGCTGGAGGCGGGCACCCTGACCGGGCGGCACCTCGGTCGCCCCCTGCCGCTGAAGGAGCAGTTGCGCGCCCCGGTCGGCTGGCTGCACGTGGAGGGCGCGCGCCTGCACAACCTCAGGAACGTGACCGTGGACATCCCCACGGGCGTCCTGACGGTCGTGACGGGTGTGGCCGGGTCGGGCAAGAGCACCCTGATTCACGACGTGTTCCTGCCGCTGCACCCGGACGCCGTGGTCGTGGATCAGTCGCGGGTGACCACGAACAGCCGCTCGGCGCCCGCCACGTACACCGGGATCATGGACCCGATCCGCAAGGCGTTCGCGAAGGCCAGCGGTCAGAGCCCCGCGCTGTTCAGCTTCAACTCCGAGGGCAGCTGCCCGAACTGCGCCGGGCTGGGCGTCGTGTACACGGACCTGGCGTTCATGGAGGGCCTCTCGACCACATGCGAGGTCTGCGAGGGCCAGCGCTTCCGCCCGGACGTGCTGCGCTGGCAGTTGCGGGGGCAGTCGATCAGCGACGTGCTGAACATGACCGCCGAGGCGGCGCTGGCGTTCTTCACCGAGAAACCCGTCCGCGCGGTGCTGCAGGCCATGAACGACGTGGGCCTGGGGTACCTGACGCTGGGGCAGCCGCTGAGCACCGTGTCGGGCGGCGAGGCGCAGCGACTGAAGCTCGCCACCGAACTGCACAAGAAGGGCAGCGTGTACGTCATGGACGAACCCACCACGGGCCTGCACCTGAGCGACATCGGGCTGCTGCTGGGCATCATCGACCGGCTGGTGGACGGCGGGAACACCGTCATCCTGATCGAGCATCAGCTGGACGTGATCCGGCAGGCGGACTGGCTGATCGACCTGGGCCCCGAGGGCGGACGAGCGGGCGGCGAGGTGCTGTACAGCGGCCCCCCCGCCGGACTGCGTGGCGTGGAGCGGTCGGTCACGGCGCGCTACCTCTGA